A genomic window from Spirochaetota bacterium includes:
- a CDS encoding type II toxin-antitoxin system prevent-host-death family antitoxin yields MSTTITANDLKTKGVSAISGASNKGEHEVLVTVRGKTEFVIIPIAQYNHLRECELEAALAQSRADMKKGRYRIEPAARHMKRIRRA; encoded by the coding sequence ATGAGTACGACGATTACGGCGAATGATCTAAAAACGAAGGGTGTAAGCGCGATCTCCGGCGCATCGAACAAGGGCGAGCATGAAGTGCTGGTGACTGTTCGGGGGAAAACCGAGTTTGTCATCATCCCTATTGCGCAGTACAACCATCTCAGGGAATGTGAACTCGAGGCGGCACTGGCACAATCCCGCGCCGATATGAAGAAAGGCCGCTACCGGATCGAGCCGGCGGCACGGCACATGAAGAGAATTCGTCGTGCCTAG
- a CDS encoding thiolase family protein: MKKRVLICGGVRTPIGHLGKTLAAVQPEDLLTHAIKGLLAQYSLDPAAIDGLIMGWVGQGSHAPNIARIAGLLSGIPETATAYTVQSNCVSGMESIASAVRAIQLDEGEVFIAGGTESMSSFPYAIRGARSQKPLRNMNALKANWQTLWDDKEVAIIDCIEEGLTDQVKHINMAETAEVCAQRYGITRTMQDDYAAETFRRCFAAEENGFYGSHVIPFSANGVSLERDEYVYARKALVEDASMFTKAPVLFQTTDHPFSKFYDDFGAFIPERKYHAGETEPTVTLFNSCARSDAAAAVIVASESAAVRLGLPVLAEVLSYATAGVNPAYMGIAPAHAAPIALKRAGVSFDAVTNIELHEAFAATVLSAFAESKKEFGCDWEALWRDGRLNPHGGSIPLGHPLAATGTRLVLSLIYAMMENKDSKFGLAAACASGGIGGAMVIARP; this comes from the coding sequence ATGAAAAAGCGAGTCCTCATCTGCGGCGGTGTGCGGACGCCCATCGGTCATCTCGGCAAGACGCTTGCAGCGGTGCAGCCGGAAGACCTGCTTACCCATGCGATCAAGGGCCTTTTGGCACAGTATTCGCTCGATCCGGCAGCCATTGACGGGCTTATTATGGGCTGGGTAGGGCAGGGCTCGCATGCGCCGAACATAGCCCGTATCGCGGGGCTGCTTTCCGGCATACCCGAGACCGCGACCGCATATACCGTACAAAGCAACTGCGTATCCGGCATGGAATCGATAGCATCGGCGGTGCGTGCCATACAGCTTGATGAAGGCGAGGTGTTCATCGCAGGCGGGACGGAATCGATGTCGAGCTTTCCCTATGCGATACGCGGCGCCCGCTCCCAGAAGCCGCTTCGCAATATGAACGCGCTGAAAGCGAATTGGCAGACGCTTTGGGATGATAAGGAAGTTGCCATCATCGACTGTATCGAAGAGGGATTGACCGATCAGGTAAAGCATATCAATATGGCAGAAACGGCCGAGGTATGCGCCCAGCGATACGGGATAACCCGCACCATGCAGGATGATTACGCGGCGGAAACATTCCGTCGATGCTTTGCCGCCGAAGAGAACGGTTTTTATGGTTCGCATGTCATCCCGTTCTCGGCGAACGGCGTGTCGCTCGAACGTGACGAATATGTCTATGCACGCAAGGCGCTCGTCGAGGATGCATCGATGTTCACCAAAGCGCCCGTGCTCTTCCAGACAACGGACCACCCCTTCTCGAAATTCTACGACGATTTCGGCGCGTTCATCCCGGAAAGGAAATATCATGCGGGTGAAACTGAACCGACAGTGACGCTGTTCAACTCCTGCGCGAGAAGTGATGCCGCCGCGGCGGTCATCGTGGCGTCAGAAAGCGCCGCAGTCCGATTGGGCCTTCCGGTACTTGCCGAAGTGCTGTCATACGCCACCGCCGGGGTGAACCCCGCGTATATGGGCATTGCACCTGCGCATGCGGCACCCATTGCGCTCAAACGTGCCGGCGTGAGCTTCGATGCGGTCACGAATATCGAGCTCCATGAGGCGTTCGCGGCAACGGTGTTGTCAGCGTTCGCTGAATCGAAGAAGGAATTCGGCTGTGACTGGGAAGCGCTCTGGCGCGATGGACGGCTCAACCCGCATGGGGGGTCGATACCGCTCGGTCATCCGTTGGCGGCTACGGGTACGCGTCTCGTATTGAGCCTCATCTACGCGATGATGGAGAATAAGGATTCGAAATTCGGACTGGCCGCGGCATGCGCGTCGGGCGGCATCGGCGGGGCAATGGTTATAGCGCGGCCGTGA
- a CDS encoding phosphate acyltransferase translates to MNFRRFFDEAKRDPRRIVFAEPMDERTLSAIAIIQRERLAVPILIGEPDDIRRRAESLGADIGDVAIVPVSDARRERFAHEYCKRRDVSDSVAERLIAKPLYFGGMMVSLGDADGMLSGAISTTASVIKAAAMTVGMREGFTHPFAYMALLIPDLLGETDKLFFFADAAVTISPNTEELAAIGVAVAQAVRTEFNIEPMVAFLSYSTRGSGQGASVDIVRDAVERAKNMAPDVAIDGELQLDAAIIPEVAERKAKDSPVAGRANVLVFPDLDAGNIGYKIAQYMSGGHAYGPVLIGLKKPVNDMSRGVSVEDIVGTAVITVLQAQHV, encoded by the coding sequence ATGAACTTCCGGCGATTCTTCGACGAGGCGAAACGGGACCCCAGGCGTATCGTGTTCGCCGAACCGATGGACGAGCGTACGCTTTCCGCGATAGCGATAATACAAAGGGAGAGACTTGCCGTACCGATACTCATCGGAGAGCCGGATGATATACGCCGTCGTGCTGAATCTCTCGGTGCCGACATCGGCGATGTGGCCATTGTTCCGGTGTCGGATGCCCGACGTGAGCGCTTCGCTCATGAATACTGCAAGCGGCGCGATGTGAGCGACTCTGTCGCTGAACGTCTTATCGCAAAACCGCTCTATTTCGGAGGGATGATGGTCTCTCTCGGTGATGCCGACGGCATGCTTTCAGGCGCAATAAGTACGACGGCGTCCGTTATTAAGGCCGCTGCAATGACCGTCGGCATGCGCGAAGGGTTTACGCATCCCTTTGCCTATATGGCGCTCCTCATACCAGATCTCCTCGGCGAGACGGACAAGCTGTTCTTCTTCGCCGATGCGGCGGTAACGATATCACCGAACACCGAAGAGCTCGCTGCTATCGGCGTGGCCGTCGCGCAAGCGGTGCGTACCGAATTCAATATCGAACCGATGGTCGCTTTCCTTTCGTATTCTACCCGCGGTTCCGGACAGGGCGCAAGCGTCGATATCGTGCGGGATGCCGTCGAACGGGCGAAGAACATGGCGCCGGATGTCGCTATCGACGGGGAGCTTCAGCTGGACGCCGCCATAATCCCCGAGGTCGCGGAACGCAAAGCAAAGGACAGCCCGGTCGCCGGCAGGGCGAATGTGCTCGTGTTCCCGGACCTTGATGCGGGGAATATCGGATACAAGATCGCACAGTACATGAGCGGCGGGCATGCGTACGGTCCCGTGCTCATCGGCCTTAAAAAACCGGTCAATGACATGTCCCGCGGTGTTTCCGTGGAGGATATCGTCGGTACGGCTGTCATAACCGTGCTTCAGGCGCAGCACGTATAA